From the genome of Epinephelus moara isolate mb chromosome 10, YSFRI_EMoa_1.0, whole genome shotgun sequence, one region includes:
- the LOC126396932 gene encoding trace amine-associated receptor 9-like, whose translation MVETLEAADLCISPLNTSCRSMPVTPQAIFIRTLLCCLTLLTVTLNLLVIISISHFRQLHTPTNLILLSLAVSDLFVGLAVMPPAIISLQSCGFLGKITCAFLYLLGFTLTSASVGNMVLISVDRYVAICDPLRYSSMITPSRKSEMRAARTLGITLLVFILCLCPYYINFLAGQNTTGSIASSAQNWLFYCNSMFNPLIYAFFYPWFRKAVKVIVSLQILQAGSHEAKIM comes from the exons ATGGTGGAGACACTAGAAGCAGCTGACCTCTGTATCTCTCCCCTCAACACCTCCTGCAGGTCAATGCCTGTTACTCCCCAGGCCATATTCATCAGAACACTGCTGTGCTGCCTCACTCTTCTCACTGTGACGCTCAATTTGTTGGTCATCATCTCCATCTCCCACTTCAG GCAGCTCCACACCCCCACCAAtctcatcctcctctctctggctgTGTCTGACCTGTTTGTGGGCCTCGCAGTGATGCCACCAGCAATCATCAGCCTGCAGTCCTGTGGGTTTCTGGGTAAAATCACATGTGCTTTTTTGTACCTGTTGGGCTTCACTCTCACCTCTGCTTCTGTTGGGAACATGGTGCTCATATCAGTGGACCGTTATGTGGCTATTTGTGACCCTCTGCGCTATTCTTCCATGATAACACCAAGCAGA AAATCTGAGATGAGGGCTGCTAGAACTCTAGGTATTACTCTTCTTGTGTTTATACTTTGTCTCTGTCCATACTACATTAATTTTCTAGCAGGACAGAACACCACAGGTAGTATAGCTTCATCAGCTCAGAACTGGCTGTTCTATTGTAACTCCATGTTTAATCCTCTGATCTATGCCTTTTTCTACCCCTGGTTTAGAAAAGCGGTTAAAGTCATTGTCAGCCTTCAGATACTGCAGGCAGGTTCCCATGAGGCCAAGATCATGTAG